Proteins encoded together in one Ammospiza nelsoni isolate bAmmNel1 chromosome Z, bAmmNel1.pri, whole genome shotgun sequence window:
- the LOC132087093 gene encoding tetraspanin-36-like translates to MDCGVITSKTVLLLLSLAFWAAAAGLSYVGAYIINTYKSYDNFLQDKYALLPAVIIVCVAVVMFTIGLIGCCATFRESRVGLGLFLAIILVIFIAEVSAFVFGFVYREKVKTDVQGTMRSVFEKYDGQNPESRVVDYLQEQLHCCGVKNYSDWTTSQWFNSTGNNSVPQSCCQQEAKNCTGHLDQPQELNTRGCAQELESGLQSVISYAMLVILGFAIVKFFGMLSVCVLTCKKEESGYQPLNSWVFA, encoded by the exons ATGGACTGCGGAGTCATCACCTCCAAgaccgtgctgctgctgctcagcctcgCCTTCTGG GCGGCAGCAGCAGGCCTCAGCTATGTCGGGGCGTACATCATCAACACCTACAAGAGCTACGACAACTTTCTGCAGGACAAGTACGCCCTGCTGCCGGCCGTGATCATCGTTTGCGTGGCCGTGGTGATGTTCACCATCGGGCTGATCGGCTGCTGCGCCACCTTCCGCGAGTCCCGGGTCGGCCTGGGGCTG ttcttgGCCATTATCCTGGTTATCTTCATTGCAGAAGTGTCCGCTTTTGTCTTTGGATTTGTTTACAGAGAAAAG GTAAAAACTGATGTGCAAGGTACAATGCGCTCCGTCTTTGAGAAGTATGATGGCCAAAACCCAGAGTCTAGGGTTGTGGATTACTTGCAAGAACag CTTCACTGCTGCGGGGTTAAGAACTACAGCGACTGGACCACCAGCCAGTGGTTTAATTCCACTGGGAACAACAGTgttcctcagagctgctgccagcaagaGGCCAAGAACTGCACCGGGCACCTGGATCAGCCGCAGGAGCTCAACACACGG ggctgtgctcaggaaCTGGAGTCTGGGCTGCAGAGTGTTATCAGCTATGCCATGCTTGTAATCCTGGGGTTTGCCATCGTAAAG TTCTTCGGCATGCTGAGTGTCTGTGTGCTTACTtgcaagaaagaagaaagtggATATCAGCCTCTTAACTCATGGGTGTTTGCCTAA